The following are from one region of the Trichoderma breve strain T069 chromosome 5, whole genome shotgun sequence genome:
- a CDS encoding ring finger domain-containing protein yields the protein MKRAAAASRAPGAKFGGFGAPGGTGTLSYLAEPPSFSAVSDPNVVVSLKNLLKKDSTTKTKALEDLLAHVQARPFEKDGGVEDAILDVWTGMYPRISIDNARRVRELAHNLQFELIKSARRRAERHIPKIVGAWLAGLYDRDRAVARAASDGLSSFINTPEKVTAFWKKCQTQILDYAIDAIRETQDTLSDERSTTKDDAEAKYIRVVGSSLSLVLSLLQRLSDEEVANQSDKLDEFFSEETVWRTITFNDSAVRKTVCHLVITCLNRKLPYAESTQAKQAMVTGGLKTSQSGSALDYVRALTRLSQAVPDLWTPSSKEKKPALSRLRQFIEKGSQGCPAKYWEHLDELISVLPEEQMKKLETASDFLGAVKSGVTNREEPRTNTSMAWKCYIDTLKRLIRNLSDDEKLVFAREQIFPLFEHSLLTVSDKPVAIPLGPNAMFILVEAHLTILRSPSAVIAASAEEWGRLADLLCTRIAGSLPEVSKEYQSSQEKIAEEGRRWFGLVGEIYRKLAVIGESLPDQTAAPSKTVIDQCLTILQNRNMKPFGAAGALEYALSTAQHLFDGETGDKVSEFLAAAARDSAEKVIQSASSRPLLSCLNLLGAIPSRYQAYSTIWGSWVEAVLEFPDRATRNSALISLISEEKASELTRGNAKLQTYIITEAIDSVKNQAPEWELLEASMSERGLSDESCKELSEKLLEILDKEQESAEPALRALEVLAKGRPQLFTENDSLHTALVAHLLSLSEISSNVVSSKAIAIRALLQGDGAGTQPVIEIIQDNLERAGPQSLDIETLSKQAQQAHAAGIAVEEIFPSTNVWMQKLAPFLEQPINPSLSITNSLGGAVTLANLTAQPTEVRVHRDRKGRSVPLRMSLYSALLLKEGIDITKLPRQFQIELLCIQCLTIQLATDQITSRDDNSLWRTLDTADALSEAESLVTTLRNYVINKSSLASQWWDNSVDEEQAHVFRGLVELLKEESRELTPRGVYSARALGEIFQVLSEAHGLPASLEETLLKPVLAKATPETALLAAASISGLGETIKSSKLVSNFCNRLVSDVAGASVGDSKTMMILVLLALSAQVYAGGELPVANNRIVFAVRQITSWLEEEEPLSAPLSAEICRVLNLLLPCMSDVFGSYWEKAIEFSLDLWEKAASHPLPDALPFIHSSLKLMKTLENLEDANDDLQDALRESASKKSKSLIELLKLPRGASSQPLEIVDALLCREVEKVSIKNIRDIPEIYELVASESQNIQTAAFDLLHRALPAIQAQKSIDILLDKTDARLPDELLSLLLDAPTLERYSDEMLAQFPSPIRSYLLSWKLVFDGYSASSFKMRSDFTENLKTGDYISPFLDFMFDVLGHSAAHPLNLEKEQLTTENIQNYDVKVAQSEPEERNMQWLLVHLFYLTLKYIPGLFKAWYLACRSKQTRIAVEAWTTKYFSPLIISETLDDVQEWVDQQDAPGASIVIKVSPNYPIEAVTVTGQESVAVKERTWNSWIMTTQGVITFSGGSVIDGVQILKRNIVGALKGQTECAICYSVIAADKRMPDKRCTTCKNLFHRTCLYKWFQSSSQNTCPLCRNPIDYLGADTQKRRRG from the exons ATGAAgcgcgccgccgccgccagccgCGCTCCGGGCGCAAAGTTCGGCGGCTTCGGTGCTCCGGGCGGGACGGGCACCCTGTCGTACCTCGCCGAACCCCCGTCCTTTAGCGCCGTCTCGGACCCGAATGTCGTTGTGTCTCTCAAGAACctgctgaagaaggacaGCACCACCAAGACAAAGGCCCTGGAGGATCTGCTGGCGCATGTCCAGGCGCGGCCCTTTGAGAAGGATGGCGGCGTCGAGGATGCCATCCTGGATGTCTGGACCGGCATGTATCCGCGCATCAGCATCGACAACGCCCGCCGCGTTCGCGAGCTGGCGCATAACCTCCAGTTCGAGCTCATCAAGTCGGCGCGGAGACGGGCTGAGCGACATATTCCCAAGATTGTGGGCGCGTGGCTGGCTGGACTCTACGATAGGGACCGGGCAGTTGCGCGCGCCGCCAGCGACGGCCTCTCGTCCTTTATCAACACTCCGGAAAAGGTGACGGCGTTCTGGAAAAAGTGCCAGACGCAGATCCTCGACTACGCCATCGATGCGATCCGAGAAACACAGGATACACTCAGCGACGAGAGATCTACAACCAAGGAcgatgccgaggccaagTACATCAGAGTTGTGGGCAGCAGCCTGTCGCTCGTGCTTAGTCTTCTCCAGAGGCTCAGCGACGAAGAAGTCGCCAACCAGAGCGACAAGCTCGACGAGTTCTTCTCCGAGGAGACTGTATGGCGTACCATCACCTTCAACGATAGCGCCGTGAGGAAGACTGTATGCCACCTTGTCATCACTTGCCTTAACCGCAAGCTCCCCTATGCCGAGTCTACCCAGGCCAAACAAGCCATGGTCACAGGCGGCCTCAAGACTAGCCAGAGTGGTTCTGCGCTCGACTATGTACGGGCCTTGACAAGGCTGTCGCAAGCTGTCCCCGACCTCTGGACACCCTCTtccaaagaaaagaaacccgCGCTCTCACGATTACGACAGTTTATCGAAAAGGGTTCGCAAGGCTGTCCCGCAAAATACTGGGAACACCTTGACGAGCTCATATCCGTCCTCCCAGAAGAACAGATGAAGAAACTCGAGACTGCCTCTGACTTTCTGGGGGCCGTCAAATCCGGCGTTACGAATCGCGAAGAGCCCCGAACAAACACATCCATGGCCTGGAAGTGCTACATTGATACTCTCAAACGCCTCATCAGAAACCTTTCCGACGACGAGAAGCTCGTCTTCGCCCGCGAACAGATCTTCCCCCTCTTTGAACACTCGCTCCTCACTGTGTCTGACAAGCCAGTGGCCATTCCCCTGGGCCCTAATGCCATGTTCATTCTGGTCGAAGCTCATCTTACGATTCTTCGGAGTCCCTCAGCCGTCATCGCGGCATCGGCAGAGGAGTGGGGACGCCTGGCTGATTTGTTGTGTACTCGAATCGCTGGGTCTCTGCCGGAGGTGTCTAAAGAGTACCAGTCATCTcaggagaagattgccgaggAAGGTCGCCGGTGGTTTGGCCTTGTTGGAGAAATCTACAGGAAGCTGGCTGTCATCGGTGAATCTCTGCCAGATCAAACCGCAGCTCCATCCAAGACCGTCATCGACCAGTGCCTCACCATCTTACAGAACCGCAACATGAAACCTTTTGGGGCTGCAGGTGCTCTCGAATACGCGCTTAGCACCGCACAGCATCTTTTCGATGGCGAGACTGGAGACAAGGTATCGGAATTtttggctgcggcggcgcGAGACTCGGCGGAAAAGGTTATTCAATCTGCTTCAAGCAGGCCGCTGCTGTCCTGCCTTAACCTCCTGGGAGCAATCCCATCCAGATACCAAGCTTACAGCACAATTTGGGGATCCTGGGTCGAGGCAGTCTTGGAGTTTCCCGACCGTGCCACTCGCAATTCAGCTCTCATATCCCTAATTTCTGAAGAAAAAGCTTCTGAGCTCACCCGAGGGAATGCCAAATTGCAGACTTACATCATAACGGAAGCAATCGACTCTGTCAAGAACCAGGCGCCTGAATGGGAGCTGCTTGAAGCCAGCATGAGCGAGAGAGGCCTCTCTGATGAAAGTTGCAAAGAGCTATCCGAAAAGCTTTTGGAAATCCTTGACAAGGAGCAAGAATCTGCGGAGCCGGCACTAAGAGCTTTAGAAGTCCTTGCCAAGGGCAGGCCACAGCTCTTTACCGAAAACGATTCGCTTCATACAGCCTTGGTTGCTCACTTACTGAGCCTGTCCGAGATTAGCAGCAATGTCGTTTCATCAAAGGCCATCGCAATTCGCGCCCTTTTGCAGGGAGACGGAGCCGGTACTCAGCCGGTGATTGAAATCATACAAGACAACCTCGAACGAGCAGGCCCTCAGTCGTTGGATATCGAAACTTTATCCAAGCAGGCTCAACAAGCGCACGCTGCTGGCATTGCCGTTGAGGAAATCTTTCCGAGCACAAATGTCTGGATGCAGAAGCTGGCACCTTTCTTGGAACAACCCATCAACCCTTCTCtgtccatcaccaacagccTGGGCGGTGCCGTCACGCTGGCCAACTTGACTGCTCAGCCGACCGAGGTTCGCGTGCACAGAGACAGAAAAGGTCGCTCAGTACCATTAAGAATGTCTCTTTACTCTGCACTCCTTTTGAAGGAAGGGATTGACATTACCAAGCTGCCGCGTCAGTTTCAGATAGAGTTGCTGTGTATCCAGTGCCTCACCATACAGCTTGCTACGGATCAGATTACCTCGAGGGACGACAACTCTCTGTGGCGAACCTTGGACACTGCTGACGCCCTGTCAGAAGCAGAATCACTGGTGACGACACTGAGGAACTATGTTATCAACAAGAGCTCCTTGGCGTCCCAGTGGTGGGATAATTCGGTGGACGAAGAGCAGGCTCATGTTTTCCGAGGACTTGTCGAGCTCCTCAAAGAGGAGTCGAGAGAATTGACGCCCAGAGGCGTTTACAGTGCTAGGGCTCTCGGTGAGATCTTCCAGGTCTTGTCAGAAGCACATGGACTGCCGGCCAGTCTAGAGGAAACTCTTCTCAAGCCAGTGCTGGCAAAGGCTACCCCTGAGACTGCACTCCTCGCCGCTGCCTCGATATCGGGGCTAGGCGAGACGATAAAGTCGTCCAAGCTGGTGAGCAACTTCTGCAACCGGCTTGTCAGTGACGTCGCGGGGGCTTCTGTAGGTGATAGCAAGACCATGATGATCCTCGTCTTGCTTGCTCTGTCTGCACAGGTATACGCCGGCGGAGAGCTGCCAGTGGCTAACAACCGTATTGTGTTTGCCGTCAGGCAGATCACTTCGTggcttgaagaggaagagccaCTGAGcgctcctctctctgccgAGATCTGCCGTGTGCTGAACCTTCTATTACCTTGCATGAGCGATGTGTTTGGCTCCTATTGGGAAAAGGCCATTGAATTCAGTCTTGACCTGTGGGAGAAGGCAGCTAGCCACCCCCTTCCAGACGCTCTACCCTTTATCCATTCCTCGCTCAAGCTCATGAAGACGCTCGAGAATCTTGAGGATGCGAATGATGACCTACAAGACGCCCTCCGAGAATCAGCAAGCAAGAAGTCCAAGTCGCTGattgagctgctgaagctgccccgcggcgccagcagccagcctctAGAGATTGTGGACGCTTTGTTATGCCGAGAAGTGGAAAAGGTGTCTATAAAGAATATAAGAGACATTCCTGAAATTTATGAGCTTGTTGCTTCAGAATCTCAGAACATTCAGACTGCAGCTTTCGACTTGCTACACAGGGCGCTACCGGCCATTCAGGCGCAAAAGTCTATTGACATTCTTTTGGATAAGACTG ATGCCCGTTTGCCCGATGAGCTGCTGTCGTTGCTTCTCGACGCTCCAACTCTGGAGCGCTACTCGGACGAAATGCTCGCGCAATTCCCGTCACCGATTCGAAGCTACTTGCTATCATGGAAGCTTGTTTTTGATGGCTATTCAGCGTCCTCATTCAAGATGAGAAGCGATTTTACGGAAAACCTCAAGACGGGTGACTACATATCTCCCTTTTTGGACTTTATGTTTGACGTCCTGGGCCACTCGGCCGCACACCCGTTGAACCTCGAAAAAGAACAGCTTACGACGGAAAACATTCAAAACTACGACGTCAAGGTTGCTCAGTCAGAGCCTGAAGAAAGGAATATGCAGTGGCTGCTGGTGCACCTGTTTTACCTCACGCTCAAGTACATTCCAGGCCTCTTCAAGGCGTGGTATCTCGCCTGTCGCTCCAAGCAAACGCGCATCGCTGTGGAAGCATGGACGACAAAATACTTTTCGCccctcatcatctccgaGACGCTCGATGATGTGCAAGAGTGGGTGGACCAGCAGGATGCTCCAGGG GCCTCGATCGTGATCAAGGTGTCGCCAAACTACCCTATTGAAGCCGTGACGGTA